One Tomitella gaofuii DNA segment encodes these proteins:
- the trpB gene encoding tryptophan synthase subunit beta, with amino-acid sequence MPQASAGLAGTSHEPDEGGHFGAYGGRYVPEALMAVIEEVTAEYGKARLDPGFLSELDRLQRHYTGRPSPVYDARRLSEHAGGARMLLKREDLNHTGSHKINNVLGQALLAKRMGKTRVIAETGAGQHGVATATACALLGLECVVYMGEVDTERQALNVARMRLLGAEVVPALTGSRTLKDAINEALRDWVTNAHDTYYCFGTVAGPHPFPVMVRDFQRIIGLEARAQVLEMTGRLPDAVAACVGGGSNAIGIFHAFLDDPAVRLVGLEAGGDGVETGRHASTITGGSPGALHGAFSYLLQDDDGQTIESHSISAGLDYPGVGPEHSLLNDIGRAEYRPVTDTEAMEAFRTLSETEGIIPAIESAHAVAGALALGRELGPDATVLVNISGRGDKDVDTAARWFGMLPGADDEAEDGAADAAQGGTK; translated from the coding sequence GTGCCGCAGGCCAGCGCCGGACTCGCCGGCACCTCCCACGAGCCCGACGAGGGCGGGCACTTCGGCGCCTACGGCGGCCGGTACGTGCCCGAGGCCCTCATGGCGGTCATCGAAGAGGTCACCGCGGAGTACGGCAAGGCCCGCCTGGATCCCGGCTTCCTCAGCGAGCTCGACCGGCTCCAGCGCCACTACACGGGCCGCCCGTCGCCGGTGTACGACGCGCGGCGGCTCTCCGAGCACGCGGGCGGCGCCCGGATGCTGCTCAAGCGGGAGGACCTCAACCACACGGGCTCGCACAAGATCAACAACGTCCTCGGCCAGGCGCTGTTGGCCAAGCGGATGGGCAAGACGCGCGTGATCGCGGAGACCGGTGCGGGACAGCACGGCGTCGCCACCGCCACCGCGTGCGCGCTGCTGGGCCTCGAATGCGTCGTCTACATGGGCGAGGTGGACACCGAGCGCCAGGCGCTCAACGTCGCCCGCATGCGCCTGCTGGGGGCGGAGGTCGTCCCCGCGCTCACCGGCTCGCGCACCCTCAAAGACGCGATCAACGAGGCCTTGCGTGACTGGGTGACCAACGCGCACGACACCTACTACTGCTTCGGCACCGTCGCCGGGCCGCACCCGTTCCCCGTGATGGTGCGCGACTTCCAGCGCATCATCGGGCTCGAGGCCCGTGCCCAGGTCCTGGAGATGACGGGCCGGCTCCCGGACGCCGTGGCGGCCTGCGTGGGCGGCGGTTCCAACGCCATCGGCATCTTCCACGCGTTCCTCGACGACCCCGCGGTCCGGCTCGTCGGACTCGAGGCGGGCGGCGACGGCGTGGAGACCGGCAGGCATGCCTCCACGATCACCGGCGGGTCGCCGGGCGCTCTGCACGGCGCGTTCTCCTACCTGCTGCAGGACGACGACGGCCAGACCATCGAATCGCATTCGATCTCCGCGGGTCTCGACTACCCGGGGGTGGGCCCGGAGCATTCGCTGCTCAACGACATCGGCCGGGCCGAGTACCGGCCGGTCACCGACACCGAGGCCATGGAGGCGTTCCGGACCCTCTCGGAGACCGAGGGCATCATCCCCGCCATCGAGTCCGCGCACGCGGTGGCCGGCGCGCTCGCGCTCGGACGCGAGCTGGGACCGGACGCGACCGTGCTCGTGAACATCTCCGGGCGCGGCGACAAGGACGTGGACACCGCGGCGCGCTGGTTCGGCATGCTCCCCGGCGCAGACGACGAGGCGGAAGACGGTGCGGCGGACGCCGCACAGGGAGGAACGAAGTGA
- the trpC gene encoding indole-3-glycerol phosphate synthase TrpC — MSVLDSIIDGVRQDVAARQSQCDLQAVKELARRAPAPLDAAAVLRGDGISVIAEVKRASPSRGALADIGDPAELAAAYAEGGAHAISVLTEERRFHGSLADLDAVRKVVSVPVLRKDFIVGPYQIHEARAHGADIILLIVAALDQSTLTALLDRTESLGMTALVEVHTTAEADRALEAGASVIGVNARDLKTLEVDRDNFSRIAPGLPPEVVKIAESGVRGPADLMAYAGAGADAVLVGEGLVTAGDPRVMVSDLVAAGSHPSCPKPAR, encoded by the coding sequence ATGAGTGTTCTCGACTCGATCATCGACGGAGTACGCCAGGATGTGGCGGCCCGCCAGTCGCAGTGCGATCTGCAGGCCGTCAAGGAACTCGCCCGCCGTGCACCGGCGCCGCTCGACGCGGCAGCGGTGCTGCGCGGCGACGGTATCTCGGTGATCGCCGAGGTCAAGCGGGCCAGCCCGTCACGGGGCGCGCTGGCCGACATCGGCGATCCCGCCGAGCTGGCCGCCGCCTACGCCGAGGGCGGGGCGCATGCCATCAGCGTCCTCACCGAGGAGCGGCGTTTCCACGGGTCCCTCGCCGATCTCGACGCCGTGCGCAAGGTGGTCTCGGTGCCGGTGCTGCGCAAGGACTTCATCGTCGGCCCTTACCAGATCCACGAGGCCCGCGCGCACGGCGCGGACATCATCCTGCTCATCGTCGCCGCGCTGGACCAGAGCACACTCACGGCGCTGCTCGACCGCACCGAGTCGCTGGGGATGACGGCCCTGGTGGAGGTGCACACCACCGCGGAGGCGGACCGCGCACTCGAGGCGGGCGCCTCGGTGATCGGCGTCAACGCCCGTGACCTGAAGACGCTCGAGGTGGACCGCGACAACTTCTCGCGGATCGCGCCCGGGCTGCCGCCGGAGGTCGTCAAGATCGCGGAATCCGGCGTGCGCGGCCCGGCCGACCTGATGGCCTACGCCGGAGCCGGGGCGGACGCGGTGCTGGTGGGCGAGGGGCTGGTGACGGCAGGGGACCCGCGCGTGATGGTGTCGGACCTCGTCGCCGCCGGTTCCCACCCGTCCTGCCCCAAGCCGGCGCGCTGA
- a CDS encoding Trp biosynthesis-associated membrane protein produces MSDGAGAAARRGDARRMAAVAGLLALGALATWAAGRMDWVGYTYENGLQPPVDGSFDGAAWASELTPLALVLLAGIAALFAVRGWAQRVIGLIVTAAGATVVVRSAMALTSAAEPAEVVRLGELRAGAVVTAAQTHPGPIVLAIVGGVLAAAAGLLMVVRPRPRRELPSKYETPAARRDSVAKAMAARRGRAPGAAGGGAAGAAADDDMTQRLMWEALDSGTDPTEDDDPAVGGGRADG; encoded by the coding sequence GTGAGCGACGGGGCCGGGGCGGCGGCGCGCCGCGGTGACGCGCGCCGGATGGCGGCGGTGGCGGGGTTGCTCGCGCTGGGCGCGCTGGCCACGTGGGCGGCCGGCCGGATGGACTGGGTGGGCTACACCTACGAGAACGGCCTGCAGCCGCCGGTGGACGGTTCCTTCGATGGTGCGGCCTGGGCGTCGGAGCTGACGCCGTTGGCGCTGGTGCTGCTGGCGGGGATCGCCGCGTTGTTCGCCGTGCGCGGCTGGGCTCAGCGAGTGATCGGGCTCATCGTCACCGCGGCCGGCGCCACGGTCGTCGTCCGGTCGGCGATGGCGCTCACCTCGGCGGCCGAACCGGCCGAGGTCGTCAGGCTGGGGGAGCTGCGCGCCGGTGCCGTGGTCACGGCCGCGCAGACGCATCCCGGGCCGATCGTGCTGGCGATCGTCGGCGGCGTGCTCGCCGCCGCGGCCGGCCTGCTGATGGTGGTGCGGCCGCGGCCGCGGCGGGAGTTGCCGTCGAAGTACGAGACGCCCGCCGCCCGACGCGATTCGGTGGCCAAGGCGATGGCGGCGCGGCGCGGGCGGGCACCCGGGGCGGCCGGTGGGGGTGCGGCCGGTGCGGCTGCGGACGACGACATGACGCAGCGGCTGATGTGGGAGGCGCTCGACTCGGGGACCGACCCCACCGAGGATGATGATCCCGCCGTCGGCGGCGGCAGGGCCGATGGCTAG
- a CDS encoding anthranilate synthase component I: MEAMSATARHLTTSRATFRALAAEHRVVPVTRKVLADSETPLSAYRKLAAGRPGTFLFESAEHGRSWSRWSFIGAGSPAALSVVDGQAAWQGNVPAGAPSGGDPIDALRTTLRLLESERIPGMPPLTGGMVGYLGYDIVRRIERLDDSTVDDLELPELVMLLAADVAAVDHHEGAITLIANAVNWNGSDERVDEAYDDAVARLDAMTRALSAPAPSTVAAYQRPEPEYRRQRTAEEYHAGVRRLIDDIGAGEAFQVVLSQRFEMDTDADPLDVYRILRASNPSPYMFLLNVPAVPGGAGGGHGAFTIVGSSPEALVTVADGTATTHPIAGTRWRGATEEEDQLLAKELSHDEKENSEHLMLVDLGRNDLGKVCEPGTVKVGDYRHVERYSHVMHLVSTVSGRLRDDTSALDAVTACFPAGTLSGAPKPRALQLIEELETTRRGVYGGIVGYLDFAGDADTAIAIRSAVMKDGTAYVQAGAGVVADSIPESEERETRDKASAVLRAIAAAGTITSLGGDGATAEGGAR, translated from the coding sequence ATGGAGGCGATGAGTGCGACCGCGCGGCACCTGACCACCTCGCGCGCGACGTTCCGTGCGCTGGCCGCGGAACATCGCGTGGTGCCGGTGACCCGCAAGGTGCTGGCGGATTCGGAGACGCCGCTGTCGGCCTACCGCAAGCTCGCGGCGGGCCGGCCGGGCACATTCCTGTTCGAGTCCGCCGAACACGGGCGGTCGTGGTCGCGATGGTCGTTCATCGGCGCCGGCAGCCCGGCCGCGCTCAGCGTCGTCGACGGGCAGGCCGCCTGGCAGGGCAACGTGCCGGCGGGCGCCCCGTCCGGCGGCGACCCGATCGACGCGCTGCGCACGACGCTCCGCCTGCTCGAGTCCGAACGGATCCCCGGGATGCCGCCGCTCACGGGCGGGATGGTCGGCTATCTCGGCTACGACATCGTCCGGCGGATCGAGCGGTTGGACGACTCCACAGTGGACGACCTGGAGCTGCCGGAGCTGGTGATGCTGCTGGCCGCCGACGTGGCCGCGGTGGACCACCATGAGGGCGCCATCACCCTCATCGCCAACGCGGTGAACTGGAACGGCAGCGACGAGCGCGTCGACGAGGCGTACGACGACGCGGTGGCACGTCTCGACGCGATGACGCGCGCACTGTCCGCGCCCGCGCCCTCCACGGTGGCGGCGTACCAGCGGCCGGAGCCGGAGTACCGGCGCCAGCGGACCGCCGAGGAGTACCACGCCGGGGTGCGTCGGCTGATCGACGACATCGGCGCCGGGGAGGCCTTTCAGGTGGTGCTCTCCCAGCGGTTCGAGATGGACACGGACGCCGACCCGTTGGACGTCTACCGCATCCTGCGGGCATCGAACCCGAGCCCGTACATGTTCCTGCTCAACGTGCCGGCGGTGCCCGGCGGCGCGGGCGGCGGGCACGGCGCGTTCACGATCGTCGGCTCCAGTCCGGAGGCGCTGGTGACGGTGGCCGACGGGACGGCGACGACGCACCCCATCGCCGGCACGCGGTGGCGCGGCGCCACCGAGGAGGAGGACCAGTTGCTGGCCAAGGAGCTGTCCCACGATGAGAAGGAGAACTCGGAGCATCTGATGCTGGTGGACTTGGGGCGCAACGACTTGGGGAAGGTCTGCGAGCCGGGGACGGTGAAGGTGGGCGACTACCGGCACGTCGAGCGCTACAGCCACGTCATGCACCTGGTGTCCACGGTGTCCGGACGGCTGCGCGACGACACGTCGGCGCTCGACGCCGTCACCGCGTGCTTCCCGGCGGGCACGCTGTCCGGCGCGCCGAAGCCGCGCGCCCTCCAGCTGATCGAGGAACTCGAGACCACGCGGCGCGGGGTGTACGGCGGGATCGTCGGCTACCTGGACTTCGCGGGTGACGCCGACACCGCGATCGCGATCCGCTCCGCGGTGATGAAGGACGGCACCGCCTACGTGCAGGCGGGCGCCGGAGTGGTGGCGGATTCGATCCCCGAAAGCGAAGAGCGCGAGACGCGTGACAAGGCGTCCGCCGTGCTGCGCGCGATCGCCGCGGCCGGGACGATCACGAGTCTGGGAGGGGACGGCGCGACGGCCGAGGGCGGTGCACGGTGA
- a CDS encoding tautomerase family protein, producing MPLIQISQTPGLTDEQKSAVIAEVTRAYAKASGKPESAVWVTVTDIPREAWGVGGVPLSQA from the coding sequence ATGCCGCTGATCCAGATCTCCCAGACCCCGGGCCTCACGGACGAGCAGAAGTCCGCTGTCATCGCCGAGGTGACCCGCGCCTATGCGAAGGCCTCGGGCAAGCCCGAGAGCGCGGTGTGGGTGACCGTCACCGACATCCCGCGCGAGGCCTGGGGCGTGGGCGGGGTACCGCTTTCGCAGGCATGA
- a CDS encoding sigma-70 family RNA polymerase sigma factor, with amino-acid sequence MTVSGEGSPGHTRMFEDERPRLRRIAARILDDEAEADDVVQQAWIRLHGADAAAIGNLPGWLTTVTTRLCLDVLRARRAAPQADVGEDEWPVDGEGRNRFQDGDPAHAAESADDVGAALRVVLHALTPAERVAFVLHDSFGFDFPAIGRILDCTPATARKRASRARARLGQAAGPGASAPESAVTPTDWEIVDAFLVAAREGEFARLLALLAPDATVTADADAVATGTPARLDGREAVAAMFDGAAKAALPVFVEGRPGAAWFLRGRPRVAFDFTVARGKVQGIEFRAESSVLGALTRRAGGVRRTRSGEGGTDRTTGPSPR; translated from the coding sequence ATGACAGTTTCAGGGGAGGGATCGCCCGGGCACACCCGGATGTTCGAGGACGAGCGGCCGCGGCTCCGGCGCATCGCGGCCCGCATCCTCGACGACGAGGCGGAGGCCGACGACGTCGTCCAGCAGGCCTGGATCCGGCTGCACGGCGCGGACGCCGCGGCCATCGGCAACCTTCCGGGATGGCTGACCACGGTGACCACCCGGCTGTGCCTCGATGTTCTGCGGGCACGGCGGGCTGCTCCGCAGGCCGACGTCGGCGAGGACGAGTGGCCGGTGGACGGCGAGGGGCGGAACCGGTTCCAGGACGGCGACCCCGCGCACGCGGCCGAGTCGGCCGACGATGTCGGCGCCGCGCTCCGTGTGGTGCTCCACGCGCTCACGCCCGCCGAGCGGGTGGCGTTCGTGCTCCACGACAGCTTCGGTTTCGACTTCCCGGCGATCGGGCGGATCCTCGACTGCACCCCGGCCACGGCCCGCAAACGCGCCTCGCGCGCCAGGGCCCGGCTGGGGCAGGCCGCCGGCCCGGGGGCTTCGGCGCCGGAATCCGCCGTCACGCCGACGGACTGGGAGATCGTGGACGCCTTCCTCGTGGCCGCCCGCGAGGGCGAGTTCGCGCGGCTGCTCGCGCTGCTGGCTCCGGACGCGACGGTGACCGCGGACGCGGACGCCGTCGCGACGGGGACGCCCGCACGCCTGGACGGGCGGGAGGCGGTGGCCGCCATGTTCGACGGCGCCGCGAAGGCGGCCCTGCCCGTGTTCGTCGAGGGACGCCCGGGTGCGGCCTGGTTCCTGCGGGGGCGCCCGCGCGTGGCGTTCGACTTCACTGTCGCGCGCGGCAAGGTGCAGGGCATCGAGTTCCGGGCGGAGAGCTCGGTGCTCGGTGCGCTGACGCGGCGTGCGGGCGGCGTGCGGCGCACTCGATCGGGGGAGGGCGGGACGGACCGGACGACGGGGCCGTCGCCTCGGTGA
- a CDS encoding isocitrate lyase/PEP mutase family protein: MSDRAPGLRAAFLAMHVPGDPLVVPNPWDVGSAQMLRAQGFRALATTSSGFAAAAGRGDGEAGRDASLAYAAAVVGCVDIPVTADLENGFGDSPAEVAGTVAAAVESGLAGCSIEDFTGRPDDPIHRLEAAVDRITAAAEAARRGPGLVLTARAENFLHGNPDLAGTIARLQAFQEAGADVLYAPGITDLRDVRTVVSSVDRPVNVLARPGLHSLPALAEAGAARVSVGGALMFAAYEAAAGIARRLLDGTALDYFDQAAAGARRLAEARSAG, encoded by the coding sequence GTGAGCGACCGGGCGCCGGGGCTCCGGGCGGCGTTCCTCGCAATGCACGTTCCCGGTGACCCGCTCGTGGTGCCCAACCCGTGGGACGTCGGTTCCGCGCAGATGCTGCGCGCACAGGGGTTCCGGGCTCTCGCGACCACCAGCAGCGGCTTCGCGGCCGCGGCGGGCCGCGGCGACGGCGAGGCCGGGCGCGACGCGTCGCTCGCGTACGCGGCGGCCGTCGTCGGCTGCGTCGATATCCCCGTGACGGCCGACCTCGAGAACGGTTTCGGCGACTCCCCGGCGGAGGTGGCCGGCACGGTGGCGGCGGCGGTGGAGTCGGGCCTGGCGGGCTGCTCCATCGAAGACTTCACGGGCCGCCCCGACGACCCGATCCACCGCCTCGAGGCGGCGGTCGACAGGATTACGGCCGCAGCGGAGGCCGCCCGCCGGGGGCCGGGACTGGTGCTCACCGCGCGGGCGGAGAACTTCCTGCACGGCAACCCGGACCTGGCCGGCACGATCGCCCGCCTGCAGGCTTTCCAGGAGGCCGGCGCCGACGTCCTCTACGCCCCCGGCATCACCGATCTGCGCGACGTCCGTACCGTCGTCTCGTCCGTCGACCGGCCGGTGAACGTCCTCGCCCGGCCGGGCCTGCACTCGCTGCCCGCGCTGGCGGAGGCGGGGGCCGCGCGCGTGTCGGTGGGCGGTGCGCTCATGTTCGCCGCCTACGAGGCGGCCGCCGGGATCGCCCGGCGGCTGCTCGACGGCACCGCACTGGACTATTTCGATCAGGCGGCCGCCGGCGCGCGGCGCCTCGCCGAGGCGCGCAGCGCCGGGTGA
- a CDS encoding carboxymuconolactone decarboxylase family protein: MSATQRMSIGEVDGGAYKAVLGLQKYVNAGTVGARLRAIVDIRASQINHCAWCLDMHVAEARGAGAPQRQIDLIAAWREAPALFDDRERAALALTEQVTLISEQGVSDEVWSQVRAVFSEQETLELLMTIATINVWNRMNVAVRADLPEQPAVAG; this comes from the coding sequence ATGTCTGCTACGCAGCGGATGTCGATCGGCGAGGTCGACGGGGGAGCATACAAGGCGGTCCTGGGGCTGCAGAAGTATGTGAACGCGGGGACCGTGGGCGCGCGTCTGCGGGCGATCGTCGACATCCGTGCCTCGCAGATCAACCACTGCGCGTGGTGCCTGGACATGCACGTGGCCGAGGCGCGGGGGGCCGGTGCGCCGCAGCGGCAGATCGACCTGATCGCGGCCTGGCGGGAGGCGCCGGCGCTGTTCGACGACCGTGAGCGTGCGGCGCTGGCGCTGACCGAGCAGGTCACGCTCATCAGCGAGCAGGGCGTGTCCGACGAGGTCTGGTCGCAGGTGCGGGCCGTGTTCAGCGAGCAGGAGACGCTGGAACTGCTCATGACCATCGCCACCATCAACGTGTGGAACCGGATGAATGTGGCCGTGCGCGCGGACCTTCCCGAGCAGCCGGCGGTGGCGGGGTGA
- a CDS encoding protein-L-isoaspartate(D-aspartate) O-methyltransferase has product MAGRHRRGAPGSAPRAADARAAMVARLRRKGLTDPRVLAAMHTVPRERFIPEQYADMAYADRPVPIGSGQTVSAPDIVALTASALTLTGSESVLEVGGGSGYAAAVLAQCASRVISIERRAHLAERARAVLGDLGYDNVEVRHADGMAGAPDAAPFDAIAVAAMAHEIPPALLDQLAADGILVCPVGDRSDGEFLRHGAGRSESLSRVSFVPLVEGLDR; this is encoded by the coding sequence ATGGCAGGCAGACACCGACGCGGCGCCCCCGGCAGTGCGCCCCGGGCGGCGGATGCCCGCGCCGCCATGGTGGCCAGGTTGCGCCGGAAGGGGCTCACCGATCCGCGCGTGCTCGCGGCGATGCACACCGTCCCGCGCGAGCGATTCATCCCGGAGCAGTACGCCGACATGGCCTACGCCGACCGGCCCGTCCCCATCGGCTCCGGACAGACCGTCTCCGCACCGGACATCGTCGCCCTCACCGCATCCGCGCTGACCCTGACCGGAAGCGAGTCGGTGCTCGAGGTGGGCGGCGGTTCCGGGTACGCGGCGGCGGTGCTGGCGCAGTGCGCATCACGGGTGATCAGCATCGAACGGCGCGCGCACCTGGCGGAGCGCGCGCGGGCCGTGCTCGGCGACCTCGGCTACGACAATGTGGAGGTCCGGCACGCCGACGGCATGGCCGGCGCGCCCGACGCGGCCCCCTTCGACGCCATCGCGGTGGCGGCCATGGCCCACGAGATCCCGCCGGCCCTTCTCGACCAGCTCGCCGCGGACGGGATCCTGGTGTGCCCGGTGGGCGACAGGTCCGACGGGGAGTTCCTGCGCCACGGCGCCGGCCGCAGCGAATCGCTCAGCCGGGTCAGCTTCGTCCCGCTGGTGGAGGGTCTGGACAGATAG
- the hisI gene encoding phosphoribosyl-AMP cyclohydrolase — translation MEPALDPAVAARLKRSTEGLVCAVVQERSTRDVLMVAWMDDEALARTLRTRKATYWSRSRGQYWVKGETSGHTQYVHEVRLDCDGDTLLLVVDQEGGACHTGDHTCFDADLLLGDG, via the coding sequence GTGGAGCCCGCCCTCGACCCGGCGGTGGCCGCGCGCCTCAAGCGCAGTACCGAAGGCCTCGTCTGCGCCGTGGTGCAGGAACGCTCCACCCGGGATGTCCTCATGGTGGCGTGGATGGACGACGAGGCTCTCGCCCGCACCCTGCGCACCCGCAAGGCCACCTATTGGTCGCGGTCCCGAGGACAATACTGGGTGAAGGGCGAGACGTCCGGGCACACGCAGTACGTGCACGAGGTGCGGTTGGACTGCGACGGCGACACGCTGCTGCTGGTCGTCGACCAGGAGGGCGGCGCCTGCCACACGGGCGATCACACCTGCTTCGACGCGGACCTGCTGCTGGGCGACGGCTGA
- the hisF gene encoding imidazole glycerol phosphate synthase subunit HisF, whose protein sequence is MTLAVRVIPCLDVDAGRVVKGVNFEGLRDAGDPVELAAAYDAAGADELTFLDVTASKSGRGTMLDVVTRTAEQVFIPLTVGGGVRSVDDADQLLRAGADKVSVNTAAIARPELLRELSRRFGSQCVVLSVDARRVPSGGAPTASGWEVTTHGGSRSAGVDAIEWAQRGAELGVGEILLNSMDGDGTKNGFDLPLIEAVRAVVHVPVIASGGAGDAGHFAPAVRAGADAVLAASIFHFGEVSIGEVKAAMAAEGLVVR, encoded by the coding sequence GTGACGTTGGCGGTCCGAGTGATCCCGTGCCTGGATGTCGACGCAGGCCGGGTGGTCAAAGGGGTGAACTTCGAGGGGCTCCGCGATGCGGGCGATCCGGTGGAATTGGCCGCGGCGTACGACGCGGCGGGGGCCGACGAGCTGACGTTCCTCGACGTCACGGCGTCCAAGTCGGGGCGGGGCACGATGCTCGACGTCGTGACGCGCACCGCCGAGCAGGTGTTCATCCCGCTCACGGTGGGCGGCGGAGTGCGCTCGGTGGACGACGCGGACCAGCTGCTGCGCGCCGGGGCGGACAAGGTGAGCGTCAATACCGCGGCGATCGCGCGGCCGGAGCTGCTCCGGGAGCTCAGCAGGCGGTTCGGCTCGCAGTGCGTGGTGCTCTCGGTGGACGCCCGACGCGTGCCGTCCGGGGGCGCACCCACAGCGTCGGGTTGGGAGGTCACCACCCATGGCGGCAGCCGCAGCGCCGGGGTGGACGCCATCGAGTGGGCGCAGCGCGGCGCGGAGCTGGGCGTGGGGGAGATCCTGCTCAACTCGATGGACGGCGACGGCACCAAGAACGGCTTCGACCTGCCGCTCATCGAGGCGGTGCGCGCGGTGGTGCACGTGCCGGTGATCGCCTCCGGTGGGGCCGGAGATGCCGGGCATTTCGCGCCTGCGGTGCGTGCCGGGGCGGACGCCGTGCTGGCCGCGAGCATCTTCCACTTCGGCGAGGTGTCGATCGGCGAGGTGAAGGCCGCGATGGCGGCGGAGGGGCTGGTGGTCCGGTGA
- a CDS encoding inositol monophosphatase family protein — protein MTVNESPRVPSGLPDDPRRLLAVASGLLDGVVEHFRSNVGAPGKIDKGGRDFATQVDLELERRLGGSLLERTGIPVHGEEFGGPRLDTGTVWVLDPVDGTYNYSVGLPMAGVLLSLIHDGVPVLGLTWLPLVGQRIAATVDGPVVCNGVPLPPLEPRGLADSVIALGALNIEGRGRYPGRYRIAALGELSRRVSRMRMHGSTGADLAFTAAGVLDAAVGFGDHPWDNAAGVALVRAAGGVVTDLAGCEWDIRSPSVVVGAPGAQQEMLQVFLDLGDPEDFLPEPGEVFP, from the coding sequence ATGACGGTGAACGAGTCCCCGCGGGTCCCCTCCGGGCTGCCCGACGACCCCCGGCGCCTGCTCGCCGTGGCGTCGGGGCTGCTCGACGGCGTCGTCGAGCACTTCCGCAGCAACGTCGGCGCGCCCGGCAAGATCGACAAGGGCGGCCGTGACTTCGCCACGCAGGTGGACCTCGAGCTGGAGCGACGCCTCGGCGGCAGCCTCCTCGAGCGCACCGGGATCCCCGTGCACGGTGAGGAGTTCGGCGGGCCGCGGTTGGACACCGGCACCGTCTGGGTGCTCGACCCGGTGGACGGCACGTACAACTACTCGGTGGGTCTGCCCATGGCGGGCGTGCTGCTGTCGCTGATCCACGACGGCGTGCCCGTGCTGGGACTGACGTGGCTTCCGCTGGTGGGCCAGCGGATCGCGGCCACCGTGGACGGCCCGGTGGTCTGCAACGGGGTGCCGCTGCCGCCGCTGGAGCCACGTGGGCTCGCGGATTCGGTGATCGCGCTCGGTGCACTGAACATCGAGGGCCGCGGCCGGTATCCTGGGCGCTACCGGATCGCCGCGCTCGGTGAGCTGAGCCGCCGCGTGTCGCGCATGCGCATGCACGGCAGCACCGGCGCGGATCTGGCGTTCACGGCGGCCGGGGTGCTCGACGCCGCGGTGGGCTTCGGCGACCACCCCTGGGACAACGCCGCCGGCGTGGCGCTGGTGCGTGCGGCCGGCGGGGTGGTGACCGACCTGGCGGGGTGCGAGTGGGACATCCGCTCACCGTCGGTGGTGGTGGGTGCGCCCGGCGCGCAGCAGGAGATGCTGCAGGTGTTCCTGGACCTGGGCGATCCGGAGGACTTCCTCCCGGAGCCCGGCGAGGTTTTCCCGTAG